The sequence below is a genomic window from Rudanella lutea DSM 19387.
TGGGGTTGCCTGTTTGCGCACGCACCGCCGTGCTCACCGTCAGGAGCAAAGCCAGTAGCCAGCATAGCCCAAACAGGCGTCGATTACGGAATATAGGATCGTTCACAAGCAATCAGCTAAACGAAATATCGTCGGAGAGTTCATTGGAATCGTCGGCCAGCCGGGGAAAATAGTGCTTCAGTTGCTCACCGGCCCGGGCTATACCACCAGCCAGCCCTTCGGCATACTGCCCCTGGGCAAAGTGCCGACGCATCAGTTCTTTGGTTTCGTCCCAGAACCCGGCGGGCACCCGCGCATCAATTCCCTTATCGCCAATGACCGCAAACTTCCGATCATCAACGGCCAGGTAAAAAAGTACGCCGTTTTGTTCACGGGTTTGGTGCATACCTAAATGCGCAAACACCTCAATAGCCCGCGCCACCGGGTCGCCCGTCGGGCAAGGGCCTTCAATATGGACCCGAACCTCACCCGATGTGGCTAACTCAGCCTGCTTGATAGCGGCTATGATCTGTTGTTGCTGTTCGGCAGGGATCTGCATGGCTTAATGCGTAATGTGTAATGATGAATGCGTAATGAAAGAAGGTCAATCGTTGTGAACGTTCTTACGCATTACGCATTCATCATTCCGCATTATTTAAAATCTACCGTTGGTGCCGACTGGGCTGCCTGGCTGGCTTCGAAGAAGCCCCGACGCTGGAACCCGAAAATACCGGCAAAAATGTTGTTCGGAAACGACCGTACCGACTGGTTATAGTCGCCTACAACCTGATTGAAATCGTTACGGGCCACCGTGATTCGGTTCTCAGTGCCTTCCAGCTGCGCCTGTAAATCAGAGAAGTTTTGCGTAGCGCGGAGTTGTGGGTAGTTTTCGGCTACCGCCAGCAGGCGCGACAATGAGCCCGACAGTTGGTCCTGCGCGGCCTGGAACTTCTGGATATTTTCGGGGGTCAACTGATCGGCATTCAGGTTAATACCGGTGGCATTGGCCCGCGCCGAAATAACGGCCTGCAACGTACTTTTTTCAAAGTTGGCAGCTCCCTGTACGGTACGTACCAGGTTAGGAATCAGGTCGGCCCGGCGTTGGTACTGCGTCTGGACGTTACCCCAGGTTTTTTCAACGGCAGTATCTTTTTCTACAAGACCGTTGTATGAGCTACAGCCGTACATACCTAACAGGACGAGGACAACGACGACGATAATTGTGGTTCTTGACATGGTTTCTAATTTGATAAACGGGTTGATCGTCAAATCGGGGTAAAGCTAAAAAAAATCCGATCAGTTCTGTAAGTACTATTTTTTGGGGACCGTTGTTTGAATGGATGAGCGGCCGAAAAACGCGATTAGCTCACGAAAGGCACGAATTTATCCCAAAAGAACCGGGCCGGAAGATACACCTCCCGGCCCGGTTTGCTGTCTTACCTTAGCGTTTCAGCCACTTGTTGGGGTTTACCAGCGGCATTGGGTACGTATCGCCGAGCGCGATACCGTACTGTCGTTGCTCAGGTGGGCTCAGGTTCGAGACAATATGGACCTTCGGCGCAGGGACTTTGGCCAGTTCGGGGAGCCAGTGCCTTACGTATTCGCCCCCTTCATCGTAACGGGTAGCCTGTGTGTAAATATTGAAGTACCGATCTTCGCGGGGGTCGTTGCCCACACCCGCCGTGTAGTTCCAGTTCCCCCAGTTGCTGCACGGGTCGTAGTCGACGAGCATACTCTCAAACCAGGCCGCCCCCCAGGTCCAGTCGATGCCCAGGTCTTTGACCAGAAAACTGCCCACGTTCTGCCGACCCCGGTTGCTCATGAAGCCCGTAGCGGCCAGTTCGCGCATGTTGGCGTCGATAAACGGAATGCCTGTTTGCCCTTCGGTCCAGCGAATAAATAAATTCTGATCGTGCCGCCAGCGTTTCTGGAGGTCGTGCTTGATACCGCTCGGCTTAAAAATGCGGTCACCGAAGCGTAGAGCCACAAACCGGAAGAAATCCCGCCAGATCAACTCGAAAATGAGCCAGTACGTCGACTGGAGCGCCAGCCGGTCGTTTTTCACGCGCTCGTCTTCGTAGCGCATCACCTCCTCGTAAATGGTTCGGGGCGACAAACAGCCGTGGGCCAACCAGGCCGAAAACTTGCTCGAATAGTCCTCGCCCAGCAACCCGTTGCGGGTTTCTTTATAGGTCTTAATCAGGTCTTTTTCCCAGAGGTAACGTTCGAGCCGTTGCAGAGCCACGGTTTCGCCCCCCTTGAAGGCCACCGCCCGCCGAGAGTCGGGCCGGTTCAGGGCTTCGATCTGCTCCGCCGAAAAACCGAACGAAGCGAGCGACGGCATATCACCGGGGTCGATTTCGGGCACGAGCTTCACCCGCATGGGGTCTTCGACCGTCGCGCGGATTTTGGCCCGGCGCTCTACCTGATTCCGAAATTGCGAGAATACGTCGGGCAGGCGCGAAATATCGAAGGGCAGGTCGCGCACGTGATAGAGCGTCGATTGCCAGAACAGCTCTAGGTCGATGTTTAGCGGTTTGAGCAGCTTGCTCAACCGCGATTCCATGCCGGTTTCTTCGCTTGTAACTTCCTTGCTGGCGTAGATGGCTTCCGCTTTGATTTCGCCAGCCAGCTCGGCCAGGATTTTGGCCGGGTCGCCCACGCGAATAATCAGGTGCGCCCCCCGATTGCGCAGGTTGCGCCGGAGGTCGGCCACGCTTTCGATGAGGAAATTAGCCCGAAAGATTTCGGTTTTGCGGAAGCCCAAGCGCGGTAATGGCGCAAACAGAGCCGGATTGAAAATAAAAACGGGAAGCACTTCGTCGGCCTGCCGGACAGCCCGGCTAAAGGCTTCATTGTCGTGTAATCGTAGGTCGTTACGGAACCAGTACAGGATACGCTTCATCAGTAATCAGTGAACAGTTATCAACGAACAGTGAACAATGAGCAATCCGTGCGCCGTACGTCACATTGAACAATTCGCTATGCAGGCTCAACCGCTTTACAAAGGATTTGTTCACTGCCTACTGCTCGTTGTTCGTTGTTAACTGTTCACTGTACTACTTCTGTTCGTTCAGATTCCAGTTATAGTCGAGATATGAGATTTTGGTGTCGGTGGTCAGCTTGGTCTTGGAGTACCGGTTAATCCAGCTTTCCAGTGTTTTGCCACTTTTCTCGAAGTCGTCGCCGTACCAGTCCAGAATTTTCGAGAGCGACGCCCGGCTACCCGAAATGGCGTTTTTGGCTGGGTCGTTCAGAAAATCCACGCCCTGTTCATTCAGTTGGGCATCGAGTCGACTGCCTACATAAGCTTCATTCCGCAGTTTGGGGCACGACACAGCCGCGCATACCAGGGCGAAGTGAATCCGGGGGTCGTTGAACTGCTTGCGGATGGTACCATGCTCGATATTATCGAGGCTCATGGTTTCTTTCCCGATCTTGATAAAGCTTTTGGCCCAGGGCGTGTTCACAAACGGGATCTGGATTTTGCTGCCGATGTCTTTGATGCTTTTGACGGGGTAATAATCAAGAATCAGCCGAAGCGTGTAGGCGTTGTAGGCATTAATCCAGTACGCCAGTTGGTCGTTTTTGCTCCAGTTGGCCGCGGGTGGGTTTTTGCTCAACAGGTCGAGGTACGCGTTGAGGTCTTTAGGGTCTTTTTTGAGGCCTTTATAATTGACCATTCCTTTTTCATCCACGTATTTTTTCAGGACCCGGTCAAACAGGCTATGGTCAACCGACTGCGGGGCCGATGCCCCAACGGCTACGGCAAAAAAGAGGCAGCACGCAGCTACCATGAAGGTGATTTTTTGGTACATCGCGAACGGGGGAATACCCTACTTTTGTCTCTAACCATATACGCGCTGCAAAGGCCAAAAGTTTACACTGTACCGACAGAAGTTATGAATCTTAATCTTACCGGCAAAACCGCCCTTGTTTGTGGCAGTACGCAGGGAATCGGCCGTGCATCGGCGGTCGAGTTAGCCCTGCTGGGTGCCAGCGTCTTTCTGATGGCCCGCAACGAAGCCGCCCTTCAGCAAACCATCACCGAGCTCGACACCAGTCAGGGGCAGCAGCACGGGTTCGTGGTCGCCGATTTTAGTCAGGCGGGGAGTGTATCCAACGCCCTGCGTGATTTACTGGCCAAAACGCCTGTTATCCACATACTTATCAACAATACGGGCGGACCGGCTGGTGGGCCACTCATCGACGCGTCCGCCGAGGCTTTTGTCCAGACGTTTCACAACCACCTGATCAACAACCAAACGCTGGTACAGGCGCTGGCCCCCGGTATGCGCGAGGCCGGTTACGGGCGCATCGTCAACATCATCAGCACCTCGGTTAAGCAGCCCATTGTGGGGCTTGGCGTGTCGAACACCATCCGGGGGGCCGTGGCGCAATGGGCCAAAACTCTTTCGCTGGAGCTGGGCCCCTGGGGCATCACGGTCAACAACGTGCTGCCGGGCTACACCCGCACAGCGCGGCTCGATGCCGTGCTGAGTATGCGGGCCGGGGCTTCGGGCAAGACCGAAGACGAGGTAGCCGCCCAAATGGAGCGCGAAATCCCCATCGGCCGTTTCGCTACGGCCGAGGAAGTAGCCGCTGCCGTGGCTTTCCTGTGCACACCCGCAGCCGCCAGCATCTCAGGTATCAACGTACCGGTTGATGGTGGTAAAACGGGAGGACTTTGAAGAGTGAAAGAGTGAAAGAGCGGCTAAATAACTGCCATTTTCCTCGTCACATCCACTCTTTCGCTCTTTAACCCTTTCACCATTCCAACCGTCTGCCGAATGGCCTCTATGTTCGTGGTGGGGGTGTAGTTGAAGCGGCTGTTAAACTTGGCCGAGTCGAAGAAATACGGTCGGTCGTACTGGTAGCGCATTTCGTAGATTTCTTTCATGATCGGCACGAAAAGGCCCAACGTCCAGAGGCCCCAACTGGGGAGTGTCTGCACACCCGCTTTGGCGTTCATGACCTCTGCAAACAGCTTTGCCCACTCCTCGCCGGTGGGTGCTTCGGGGGTTACGGGCAGGTTCCAGATCTGATTGAAGGCATCGGGCGTGTTGCCCAGCAGGGCCGTTCCCTTGGCCAGATCGGGCGTGTAACCCGTGGAGTGTGGCACCTTCGCGTTGCAAAGCCACTGCGCTGATTTCCCCTTCACCAGATTATCGTAAATGAGCGTCATGGTGATGCTGGTTTGCTTAACCGGCCCGAAGAAATCCGGCGACCGTGCGATGATCGCGTCGATGCGTCCCTGTTCCACCGCGTCCAGAATGGCCCGGTCGACGGCAGCCCGCACCTCCCCTTTTTTGCTCGTAGGGCTCATGGGCGAGGCTTCGGTGATGTGCCGAACGTTGTCGCCCCCGATTGCGTAGACGTTATCGAAAAACACCAGTTTGGCCCGGTGTTTGGCGCAGGCGTCCACCACGTTCCGAATCAGCGCGGGCCAACGCTCCTGCCAGCGTTTGGTGTTGTACTCAAAGCCCACTGTCACGTAGCACACCTCGCTACCAGCCACCGCCCGGTCTACCTGAGACGCATCGGTAAGGTCGGCGGGGAGTAACTGATCGGTTGGGTTAACGGCTTTGGGATTTCGGCTCACCAACCGAATATCCGTTGTGTAATGCGGAAGGGCCTTCGCCAACTCCACGCCGATGGCGCCACCGGCCCCCAGAATCGTTTGCATAGCTCGTACTATTGTTATTTGGGGGTCGATATTCGGACTTAAACAGCTGACTACAAACAAAAAGCGTCTGTACGGCAAACCACCGGTACAGACGCTCTATTTAGGGCACAAACGGGAGAGGGCAGTTTAATGTGTAATGATGAATGCGTAATGTATAATGATTGACGCGTCAGCCTATTATGCATTACGCATTCATCATTACACATTATCCATTACACCGCTCCTTCCTTCAATCGCTCGGCATTTTCGGCAATGCGGAGTTGCTCGATAAATTCGCCAATGTCGCCATCCATCACCGACGGCAGGTTGTACACCGTCAGGCCGATGCGGTGATCGGTTACGCGGCTTTGGGGGTAGTTGTACGTCCGAATTTTGTCGGACCGGTCGCCACTACCCACCATCGTTTTGCGCTGCGAGGCAATGGCGTCGTTGTGTTTCTGTAACTCAATCTCGTACAGGCGCGAGCGAAGTACGGTGAGGGCTTTATCGAAGTTTTTGAGCTGCGAACGTTCGTCCTGACACTGCACCACAATACCCGTAGGAATGTGCGTGAGTCGCACGGCCGAATACGTCGTGTTTACCGACTGCCCACCGGCCCCCGACGAACAGAACGTATCTTTCCGAATGTCGTTCATATTCAGCTCCACATCCACCTCTTCGGCTTCGGGCAGTACGGCCACGCTGGCCGCCGAGGTATGAATCCGGCCCTGGGTTTCGGTGGCGGGTACACG
It includes:
- a CDS encoding TPM domain-containing protein; the encoded protein is MQIPAEQQQQIIAAIKQAELATSGEVRVHIEGPCPTGDPVARAIEVFAHLGMHQTREQNGVLFYLAVDDRKFAVIGDKGIDARVPAGFWDETKELMRRHFAQGQYAEGLAGGIARAGEQLKHYFPRLADDSNELSDDISFS
- a CDS encoding LemA family protein; this encodes MSRTTIIVVVVLVLLGMYGCSSYNGLVEKDTAVEKTWGNVQTQYQRRADLIPNLVRTVQGAANFEKSTLQAVISARANATGINLNADQLTPENIQKFQAAQDQLSGSLSRLLAVAENYPQLRATQNFSDLQAQLEGTENRITVARNDFNQVVGDYNQSVRSFPNNIFAGIFGFQRRGFFEASQAAQSAPTVDFK
- a CDS encoding DASH family cryptochrome, which produces MKRILYWFRNDLRLHDNEAFSRAVRQADEVLPVFIFNPALFAPLPRLGFRKTEIFRANFLIESVADLRRNLRNRGAHLIIRVGDPAKILAELAGEIKAEAIYASKEVTSEETGMESRLSKLLKPLNIDLELFWQSTLYHVRDLPFDISRLPDVFSQFRNQVERRAKIRATVEDPMRVKLVPEIDPGDMPSLASFGFSAEQIEALNRPDSRRAVAFKGGETVALQRLERYLWEKDLIKTYKETRNGLLGEDYSSKFSAWLAHGCLSPRTIYEEVMRYEDERVKNDRLALQSTYWLIFELIWRDFFRFVALRFGDRIFKPSGIKHDLQKRWRHDQNLFIRWTEGQTGIPFIDANMRELAATGFMSNRGRQNVGSFLVKDLGIDWTWGAAWFESMLVDYDPCSNWGNWNYTAGVGNDPREDRYFNIYTQATRYDEGGEYVRHWLPELAKVPAPKVHIVSNLSPPEQRQYGIALGDTYPMPLVNPNKWLKR
- a CDS encoding DUF547 domain-containing protein, whose protein sequence is MVAACCLFFAVAVGASAPQSVDHSLFDRVLKKYVDEKGMVNYKGLKKDPKDLNAYLDLLSKNPPAANWSKNDQLAYWINAYNAYTLRLILDYYPVKSIKDIGSKIQIPFVNTPWAKSFIKIGKETMSLDNIEHGTIRKQFNDPRIHFALVCAAVSCPKLRNEAYVGSRLDAQLNEQGVDFLNDPAKNAISGSRASLSKILDWYGDDFEKSGKTLESWINRYSKTKLTTDTKISYLDYNWNLNEQK
- a CDS encoding SDR family oxidoreductase gives rise to the protein MNLNLTGKTALVCGSTQGIGRASAVELALLGASVFLMARNEAALQQTITELDTSQGQQHGFVVADFSQAGSVSNALRDLLAKTPVIHILINNTGGPAGGPLIDASAEAFVQTFHNHLINNQTLVQALAPGMREAGYGRIVNIISTSVKQPIVGLGVSNTIRGAVAQWAKTLSLELGPWGITVNNVLPGYTRTARLDAVLSMRAGASGKTEDEVAAQMEREIPIGRFATAEEVAAAVAFLCTPAAASISGINVPVDGGKTGGL
- a CDS encoding NAD-dependent epimerase/dehydratase family protein — encoded protein: MQTILGAGGAIGVELAKALPHYTTDIRLVSRNPKAVNPTDQLLPADLTDASQVDRAVAGSEVCYVTVGFEYNTKRWQERWPALIRNVVDACAKHRAKLVFFDNVYAIGGDNVRHITEASPMSPTSKKGEVRAAVDRAILDAVEQGRIDAIIARSPDFFGPVKQTSITMTLIYDNLVKGKSAQWLCNAKVPHSTGYTPDLAKGTALLGNTPDAFNQIWNLPVTPEAPTGEEWAKLFAEVMNAKAGVQTLPSWGLWTLGLFVPIMKEIYEMRYQYDRPYFFDSAKFNSRFNYTPTTNIEAIRQTVGMVKGLKSERVDVTRKMAVI